The Lysobacter gummosus sequence CCAATCCAGAAACGACAGAAGCGGCGCAAGCCGCGACCGCGCCGCGTCCCGGCCCGGCATCGCGATCGGCGCAATTCGCACTCGCCCGCCCGCATCGCTCCTGCCGCAAACCGCGCAATCTGCGCCACCCCTCACACCATTCGCCCGCGTACCGAAATCCGGCAAATACGCACGACACGCGCATGAGGGATAATCGCCGGCTCCAAACCCCCTACGAGCAGGCAGCGCCCCATGAGCCAGAAGACCATCCTCAACGACGCCCACCGCGCACTCGGCGCCAAGATGGTGGATTTCGGCGGCTGGGACATGCCGATCAGCTACGGCTCGCAGATCGAAGAACACCATCAGGTGCGCCGCGATGCCGGCATGTTCGACGTCAGCCACATGACCGTGGTCGATCTGCGCGGCGCGCGCGTGCGCGATTTTCTGCGCAACCTGGTCGCCAACTCGGTGGACAAACTGCAGAAGTCGGGCAAGGCGCTGTACACCTGCATGCTCAATCCCGACGGCGGCGTGATCGACGACCTGATCGTCTATTTCCTCGATGAGCAGTATTTCCGCCTGGTGGTCAACGCCGCCACGCGCGAGAAGGACCTGGCCTGGATCGGCGAGCAGGCCCGCGCCTTCGAGGTGTCGGTGACCGAGCGTCCGGAGCTGGCGATGATCGCCGTGCAAGGCCCGAACGCGCGCGAGAAAGTCGTCGGCCTGCTGCGCGAGGAAGATCGCGCGCGCATCGGCAAGCTCGGCAAGTTCGTCGCCGGCGAAGCCCAGACCGTCGACGGCATCGCGCTGTTCATCGCCCGCACCGGCTACACCGGCGAAGACGGTTTCGAAGTGGTTGTGCCCGAAGACCGCGCGGTCGCGCTGTGGGACGCGCTGCTCGCCATCGGCGTCAAGCCGGCCGGCCTGGGCGCGCGCGACACCCTGCGGCTGGAAGCGGGCATGAATCTGTACGGCCAGGACATGGACGACACCGTGTCGCCGTACGAGGCCGCGTTGGCCTGGACCGTCGCCCTCGACGAAGGCCGCGACTTCATCGGCCGCGGCCCGCTGGAGAAGCAGAAGGCCGCCGGCGCGCCGCGCCAGATGATCGCGCTGGTGATGGACGAAAAGGGCGTGCTGCGCCACGGCCAGAAAGTGCTGACCGCGCACGGCGACGGCGAAATCCTCTCGGGCACCTTCTCGCCGACGCTCGGCAAGTCGATCGCATTCGCGCGCGTGCCGGCCGGCGAGATCGCGCTTGGCGCGAGCGGCAACGTGCGCGTGGACATCCGCGGCAAGGAAGTGCCGGTGCGGGTGGTCAAGTTCCCGTTCGTGCGCGACGGACAGGCGCAAGACGGCGTGCTCGCCTGAACGGCGCCGCGGCCATGACCGTCATCGACTACTACCTCAGCCTGATCTCGCCCTACGCCTATCTGGGCCACGCGCCCGTGCTGGCGCTCGCGCGCGAGACCGGCGCGCGCCTGGCCTACAAGCCGGTGCGGATCTTCGAACTGTTCTCGGCCAACGGCGGCTTGCCGCTGGGCCAGCGCGCGCCGGCGCGGCAGCGCTATCGCCTGGTCGAGCTGCAGCGCGCCCGCGCGCAGCGCGAGGTGCCGCTGAATCTGGCGCCGAAGTTCTTTCCGGTCGATCCGAGTCTGGCCGATCGCTGCCTCATCGCCCTGTGCGAGGCCGGCCGCGATCCGTCCTCTTATATGGACGCCGCCTTCCGCGCGATCTGGGCCCACGACCAGGA is a genomic window containing:
- a CDS encoding 2-hydroxychromene-2-carboxylate isomerase yields the protein MTVIDYYLSLISPYAYLGHAPVLALARETGARLAYKPVRIFELFSANGGLPLGQRAPARQRYRLVELQRARAQREVPLNLAPKFFPVDPSLADRCLIALCEAGRDPSSYMDAAFRAIWAHDQDLADRDVLARLLRDHGHDVEATFAAAQSEAVGAIYEANTAAAIAADLPGLPGYVLRGEPFWGQDRVEALREALLSGREPFLIDAGR
- the gcvT gene encoding glycine cleavage system aminomethyltransferase GcvT; protein product: MSQKTILNDAHRALGAKMVDFGGWDMPISYGSQIEEHHQVRRDAGMFDVSHMTVVDLRGARVRDFLRNLVANSVDKLQKSGKALYTCMLNPDGGVIDDLIVYFLDEQYFRLVVNAATREKDLAWIGEQARAFEVSVTERPELAMIAVQGPNAREKVVGLLREEDRARIGKLGKFVAGEAQTVDGIALFIARTGYTGEDGFEVVVPEDRAVALWDALLAIGVKPAGLGARDTLRLEAGMNLYGQDMDDTVSPYEAALAWTVALDEGRDFIGRGPLEKQKAAGAPRQMIALVMDEKGVLRHGQKVLTAHGDGEILSGTFSPTLGKSIAFARVPAGEIALGASGNVRVDIRGKEVPVRVVKFPFVRDGQAQDGVLA